The Cloeon dipterum chromosome 3, ieCloDipt1.1, whole genome shotgun sequence genome includes a region encoding these proteins:
- the fln gene encoding flightin isoform X2, with product MDDEADPWGDVEETPAVETPAAPAEGAEGAPALEGEVAAAAEGEVAAEDAPPAPKRHDPNRPILCKYFNRKRNLNYSYLYDYRHSYYDDVIKYLDGRQRGQALDLPRPQTWAERALRTYPERIRSARDTAKDSDLLQTIRSSNQAYYYHTRESVNRRATMRF from the exons ATGGATGATGAAGCAGATCCCTGGGGAGACGTAGAAGAGACGCCCGCAGTGGAAACCCCTGCCGCGCCGGCAGAGGGTGCCGAGGGTGCTCCGGCTCTCGAAGGTGAGGTCGCCGCGGCGGCCGAGGGCGAGGTTGCCGCCGAGGATGCGCCACCTGCACCGAAGCGCCACGACCCCAACAGGCCGATCCTGTGCAAGTACTTCAACAGGAAGCGCAACCTGAACTACAGCTACCTGTACGACTACCGCCACAGCTACTACGACGACGTGATCAAGTACCTGGACGGCAGGCAACGCGGCCAGGCGCTCGACCTTCCGCGGCCGCAGACCTGGGCCGAGCGCGCCCTGCGCACCTACCCAGAGCGCATCCGCTCGGCCAGGGACACGGCCAAGGACTCGGACCTGCTCCAAACCATCCGTTCCAGCAACCAAGCCTACTACTACCACACGCGAGA GTCCGTCAACCGAAGAGCCACAATGCGCTTCTAA
- the fln gene encoding flightin isoform X1, with the protein MDDEADPWGDVEETPAVETPAAPAEGAEGAPALEGEVAAAAEGEVAAEDAPPAPKRHDPNRPILCKYFNRKRNLNYSYLYDYRHSYYDDVIKYLDGRQRGQALDLPRPQTWAERALRTYPERIRSARDTAKDSDLLQTIRSSNQAYYYHTREYVNRRHSGTYL; encoded by the coding sequence ATGGATGATGAAGCAGATCCCTGGGGAGACGTAGAAGAGACGCCCGCAGTGGAAACCCCTGCCGCGCCGGCAGAGGGTGCCGAGGGTGCTCCGGCTCTCGAAGGTGAGGTCGCCGCGGCGGCCGAGGGCGAGGTTGCCGCCGAGGATGCGCCACCTGCACCGAAGCGCCACGACCCCAACAGGCCGATCCTGTGCAAGTACTTCAACAGGAAGCGCAACCTGAACTACAGCTACCTGTACGACTACCGCCACAGCTACTACGACGACGTGATCAAGTACCTGGACGGCAGGCAACGCGGCCAGGCGCTCGACCTTCCGCGGCCGCAGACCTGGGCCGAGCGCGCCCTGCGCACCTACCCAGAGCGCATCCGCTCGGCCAGGGACACGGCCAAGGACTCGGACCTGCTCCAAACCATCCGTTCCAGCAACCAAGCCTACTACTACCACACGCGAGAGTACGTCAACAGGCGGCATTCGGGCACCTATCTGTGA